The segment GAATCATGCCTCGTGCAGCCACAATTCGCGCGGCGGGCACCCTTCGTCGTGATTCTCGTCGGACGCCTCGACCGAACCCTGATCAAATACAGCGAACGCCACTATCGCACCCTGCACATCGACGCCGGCATCGCCGCGCAGAACCTGTACTTGGTCGCGACCGCACTCGAATCGGCGTGCTGTGCAATCTCGGGCTTCTACGACGAGGAGCTCTCGCACTTGCTCCGCCTGGACCGACTGTCCGTTCCGCTACTGGCCTTCGCGCTCGGCGGACTCGGTGAGGACGGCAAGCAACGGTAGCCGCGGCACCCCGAGCCACAGGGCTACCGCCCCCGCAAGAGCGAGCGCGCCCGCTCCGAGCACGACGGCCGCGGTCACGCCGAACATACCGGCAACGGCCCCGCCTGCCGCAGCGCCGAAGGGAGTTCCACCCATCGCGATCATCCGTGCCGTGGTGTTCACCCGGGACTGCAGGTGGTCGGGCGTGACGGACTGACGAACCACGATGCCGTTGACGACGATCATCGTGTTGGCGGCCTGATAGACGATCAGAACCAGCAGAGATACAGCGAGTACTCCCGTGACGGACCACGCCAGCATCGACAGGAAGGCCACCACCAAGCCGAGGCACGTGATCACGCCGGTCCCGACCACCCGTTGGATGCGCGCACTGACCAGACTGACCAGGAATGCCCCGAGAGCCGTTGCTGCATAGAGTGATCCGATTCTCCCATCCTCGGCGGCCAGACCGAGCTGCCGGACGCCGACGACCACCATCAGTCCCACCACCACACCGTTGGCGATGCTCACCCCGACGCCGACCGCGGTCAGTGCCCGCACCACGCGGTGACGCCGAATGAATGACACCCCTTCTACGATCGACCTGCCCAGACCGGAACCGCCCGGAGCCGACGCGGCGCTCACGGGTAGCGCGGTCGTCGAGGTGACCACCGTCGCGACGAGAAAACACAGTGCATCGATCGCGATGGCACCCGGCGGACCCAGAGTCGTCGCGGCAACGCCACCGAGCAACGGGCCCGCGATCCCGATGACCGTGCCCACGCTGACGAGTGTGCCTGTCGCGTCGGCGATTCGATGGCGTCCCACCAAGGCCGGTACGACGCCGAAGGACGCGGCATCGAAGAACACGAACAGCGTCGAAACGACGAACGCGATGATCATCAGGTGTGCAACGGTCACCGACGCGATCAGGTGGGCCGCCGGGATGGAAGCCAGAGCGAGAGCACTGCCGAGTTGAGTGGCGAGCAGGACTGCGCGACGGTCGTACCTGTCGGCCAGCGCACCTGCGATCAGTCCGAACATCAAGTACGGCAACGACTCCACCGCGAAAGCGACGCCGGACAGCAACGGCGAGCCGCTCAACTGATAGACGAGCATCGGCACGGCCACCGTGGACATCGCGTTACCGATCCAGGCGACCGCACGCGCCAGAACGAAGCGTCGAAAGGCGGTCACAGGCTCGGGGGCGGAGCGAGCAGCAGCGTGT is part of the Rhodococcus sp. SBT000017 genome and harbors:
- a CDS encoding MFS transporter, yielding MTAFRRFVLARAVAWIGNAMSTVAVPMLVYQLSGSPLLSGVAFAVESLPYLMFGLIAGALADRYDRRAVLLATQLGSALALASIPAAHLIASVTVAHLMIIAFVVSTLFVFFDAASFGVVPALVGRHRIADATGTLVSVGTVIGIAGPLLGGVAATTLGPPGAIAIDALCFLVATVVTSTTALPVSAASAPGGSGLGRSIVEGVSFIRRHRVVRALTAVGVGVSIANGVVVGLMVVVGVRQLGLAAEDGRIGSLYAATALGAFLVSLVSARIQRVVGTGVITCLGLVVAFLSMLAWSVTGVLAVSLLVLIVYQAANTMIVVNGIVVRQSVTPDHLQSRVNTTARMIAMGGTPFGAAAGGAVAGMFGVTAAVVLGAGALALAGAVALWLGVPRLPLLAVLTESAEREGQ